A single region of the candidate division TA06 bacterium genome encodes:
- a CDS encoding TIGR00282 family metallophosphoesterase, with product MKVLFIGDVIGSPGRSAVKHILPEIVREHGVDFVIANGENSAAGFGLTIAVAKELLALGIDALTTGNHLWDKKEIMPLLSSEKRILRPANYPDQAVGFPWGVYKAKNGARVGVLNLLGRVFLSTTDCPFKVADKALKEIKKETDIIIVDMHAETTSEKIAMGWYLDGRVSAVIGTHTHVMTADERVLPYGTAYITDAGMCGGFDGVIGMEKEGIIKRFLDQMPAKFAPAEGDVRFNGVVTEIDEKAGRARSIVRIQVS from the coding sequence ATGAAAGTATTGTTTATCGGGGACGTCATCGGAAGCCCGGGGCGGAGCGCGGTCAAGCACATTCTGCCGGAGATCGTCCGGGAGCACGGGGTGGACTTCGTGATCGCCAACGGCGAGAACTCCGCGGCCGGCTTCGGGCTGACTATCGCGGTGGCCAAGGAACTCCTTGCCCTGGGGATAGACGCGCTGACCACCGGCAATCACCTGTGGGACAAGAAAGAGATAATGCCGCTGCTGTCCAGCGAGAAGCGGATCTTGCGGCCGGCCAACTATCCCGACCAAGCGGTGGGTTTTCCCTGGGGCGTTTATAAGGCAAAGAACGGCGCCCGGGTGGGCGTGCTCAATCTTTTGGGCCGGGTGTTTCTGTCCACCACGGATTGCCCCTTTAAGGTGGCCGACAAAGCGTTGAAAGAGATTAAAAAGGAAACAGATATCATCATCGTGGACATGCACGCCGAGACCACCTCCGAGAAGATCGCCATGGGCTGGTACCTGGACGGCCGGGTCTCGGCGGTGATCGGCACCCATACCCACGTGATGACCGCCGATGAGCGGGTACTGCCTTATGGCACGGCCTACATCACCGACGCCGGGATGTGCGGGGGATTCGACGGCGTGATAGGGATGGAGAAGGAAGGGATCATCAAGCGGTTTTTGGACCAGATGCCGGCCAAGTTCGCTCCGGCCGAGGGGGATGTGAGGTTCAACGGGGTGGTCACTGAGATAGACGAGAAAGCGGGACGTGCCCGCAGTATTGTAAGAATTCAAGTATCTTAA
- the rny gene encoding ribonuclease Y, with the protein MLTALWIAIPLVCLGLGFFFGYLLHKKMGEARLGDAQKLAEKMINEAQREAATYKKEVQVQAKEEWYKLKNNFEKETLSRRHELKDTENRILEKEKQNDRKVDIISRKEREVEVRERELVAKERVIRAKDERLTTMIDEQNSKLEQIAGLTQEEAKKQLMQNLEAQARHEAAQLIKTIRDEARDSAEKEAKQIIGLAIQRYAGEHTAETTVSVVPLASDEMKGRIIGREGRNIRAFEAATGVEVLIDDTPEAIVISGFDPVRREIARLGMERLISDGRIQPARIEEVIEKAKQEVDRSIREAGEGLALEVGVAGLHSELLVLLGRLKYRTSYGQNVLQHSKEVAFLASVMAGELELDQSIAKRCGLLHDIGKAVDHNIEGTHTQIGMDLAKRYGESALIINSIGAHHEDIEATSLYSVLIAAADSISGARPGARRESLEAYVKRLEKLEELAYSFKGVSKAYAIQAGREVRIMVIPEDVNDSRVTEMAGEIAHKIEQSLQYPGQIKVTVIRETRGVGYAK; encoded by the coding sequence ATGCTGACAGCACTTTGGATAGCGATACCGCTGGTATGTCTGGGACTGGGTTTCTTTTTCGGATACCTGCTGCACAAGAAAATGGGGGAAGCCAGGCTCGGCGACGCCCAGAAGCTGGCCGAGAAGATGATCAACGAGGCCCAGCGGGAGGCGGCCACTTACAAGAAGGAAGTCCAGGTCCAGGCCAAGGAAGAATGGTACAAGCTCAAGAACAACTTTGAAAAAGAGACCCTGAGCAGGCGCCACGAGCTGAAGGATACCGAGAACCGGATACTGGAAAAGGAAAAGCAGAACGACCGCAAGGTGGACATCATTAGCCGCAAGGAGCGGGAGGTGGAGGTGCGGGAGCGGGAGTTGGTGGCCAAGGAGCGGGTGATCCGGGCCAAGGACGAGCGGCTGACCACCATGATCGACGAGCAGAACTCCAAGCTGGAGCAGATCGCCGGCCTGACCCAGGAAGAGGCCAAGAAGCAGCTGATGCAGAACCTGGAGGCCCAGGCCCGGCACGAGGCGGCCCAGCTGATCAAGACCATCCGGGACGAGGCCCGGGACAGCGCCGAGAAGGAGGCCAAGCAGATAATCGGGCTGGCCATCCAGCGCTATGCCGGCGAGCACACCGCCGAGACCACGGTCAGCGTGGTGCCCCTGGCCTCGGACGAGATGAAGGGTCGGATCATCGGCCGGGAAGGCCGCAACATCAGGGCCTTTGAGGCCGCCACCGGGGTGGAAGTGCTGATCGACGACACGCCGGAGGCCATCGTGATCTCGGGTTTTGACCCGGTGCGCCGGGAAATAGCCCGGCTGGGCATGGAGCGCCTGATCTCCGACGGCCGGATCCAGCCGGCCCGGATCGAGGAAGTGATCGAGAAGGCCAAGCAGGAAGTGGATCGCAGCATCCGGGAGGCCGGCGAGGGCCTGGCTTTGGAAGTGGGCGTGGCCGGGCTGCACTCCGAGCTGCTGGTGCTTTTGGGCCGCTTAAAATACCGCACCAGCTACGGGCAGAACGTATTGCAGCATTCTAAGGAAGTGGCCTTTTTGGCCAGCGTGATGGCCGGGGAGCTGGAGCTGGACCAGTCCATAGCCAAACGTTGCGGGCTGCTGCATGATATCGGCAAGGCGGTGGACCACAATATAGAAGGCACCCACACCCAGATCGGGATGGATTTGGCCAAGCGCTACGGCGAATCGGCCCTGATCATCAATTCCATCGGGGCCCATCACGAGGATATCGAGGCCACCTCGCTGTACTCGGTGCTGATCGCGGCGGCCGACTCCATCTCCGGAGCCAGGCCCGGGGCCCGGCGGGAATCGCTGGAGGCCTACGTCAAACGGCTGGAGAAATTAGAGGAATTAGCCTATTCCTTCAAGGGCGTCAGCAAGGCCTACGCCATCCAGGCCGGGCGCGAAGTGCGGATCATGGTTATCCCCGAGGACGTCAACGATTCCCGGGTCACCGAGATGGCCGGAGAGATCGCCCACAAGATAGAGCAGTCGCTGCAGTATCCGGGGCAGATTAAGGTCACCGTCATTCGCGAGACCCGCGGGGTGGGGTACGCCAAATAA